From the genome of Lotus japonicus ecotype B-129 chromosome 6, LjGifu_v1.2, one region includes:
- the LOC130723081 gene encoding uncharacterized protein LOC130723081 codes for MEPRNFEPRHTGELFKHIDKQNEVFKEVKTSMLRAELRLKVEEGVLMRKLYEVMSAHGLAKTNYNNSITSYNTGAESYDNELSGANREQ; via the exons ATGGAACCTAGAAATTTCGAGCCAAGACACACTGGAGAGTTATTCAA GCATATAGATAAGCAAAACGAGGTTTTCAAGGAAGTCAAGACCTCCATGTTGCGTGCAGAGCTAAGACTCAAG GTGGAAGAAGGTGTGCTGATGCGCAAGCTGTATGAAGTTATGTCAGCTCACGGTCTCGCTAAAACG AATTATAACAATTCCATCACATCTTATAATACTGGAGCTGAATCCTACGATAATGAACTCAGTGGAGCAAATAGGGAACAgtga
- the LOC130723080 gene encoding nonsense-mediated mRNA decay factor SMG7-like isoform X2: MTTNLSLSSVARKEEVLLEIGNSEKQLWALIHSKGLLHSDVQDLYRKIRSSYERIILNNYTHSELQDVEYSLWKLHYKHIDEFRKIIKKSSGDGESRKSGMPQTGFVQGNNDNNAKLFKLFLSEASEFYQTLIVKLRKHYGVPEEALFYKKGWISTFVEPDVKLKCRYLCHRCLVCMGDLARYKQQCENSDIQNHNWSVAATHYMEATRIWPNSGNPQNQLAVLATYIGDEFLALYHCVRSLAVKEPFPDAWNNIILLFEKNRSSSQQYVSSDVCFDFFKPFGRVGKETKAQLKDDYSNCNKVEDESSHFTDTKLWSLMVRMISFLFIPSSFEEFSSAFASAIGELDKMMELEDIELKDMLESYSQMALARRGPFRAIQVVSILIFSLKNLNDKHEKNESEDKNDWHLLQLAFTTSFIFMGRFIERCLNASSLNHCPLLPSVLVFVEWCSSIVDATEVCSTDQKSRKAISYFFDVFVELLNKLNDNRKETEKLLDATPLWEDYELRGFVPIACSHSSLNFCSNWDHIDNFKSGTELRAERIREAAMKIASRSNHLQKWITCDKLGKQILVARPYEDQDRKKGENVKSNGNRTGGEEPNQQTNKNREKHGKWMTEDNPSSSSTDGKSSVVEEEEEVILFRPLTRYNSAPSYPSTSPDDQISPKDKDDQSLPSDDCLRRATSLLMAQTPDQTQTDPWGFHGSILNFTTDGPLKQQEPSTKESNVHTFSEAPISAGPPSLNAWVLDGGSLSNNRNNGTKGLNEHRLEPIEEIASSLAGLSINNSESLVISSVDESSNFNPSFATYTIPLPSAPLLPENAAWFTDVQSTLSAPRFPVNSSPITGFSEWSPNYGPHGYDPGFPVSLSGYPPPGRMTSSEWLRWYRENHKHNYMQPTYLNPHGNGNHENFMYHDTYRFDQFDRWGNAVPSNQRVYMEPPGPPPLHHGFVGAGEHKASLFNNFQTPIPYGCGGAVTDLRSEPQSLLECLKQKEWRLQHDPKLRGPTFMGD; encoded by the exons ATGACAACCAATCTGTCTCTTTCTTCAGTAGCTCGTAAAGAAGAAGTCTTACTTGAG ATCGGGAATTCTGAAAAGCAGTTGTGGGCACTGATCCATTCTAAAGGCCTTTTGCACTCGGATGTTCAAGACTTGTACCGCAAGATCCGGTCTAGTTATGAGAGAATCATCTTGAATAATTACACCCACTCAGAACTTCAGGATGTGGAATATTCTTTGTGGAAGCTCCACTATAAGCACATTGATGAGTTTcgcaaaataataaagaaaagcTCTGGTGATGGGGAGAGCAGAAAATCAGGAATGCCGCAAACTGGTTTTGTCCAGGGAAACAATGACAACAATGCTAAGTTATTTAAGTTGTTTCTGTCAGAAGCTTCCGAGTTTTACCAAACTCTGATTGTAAAACTCAGAAAACATTATGGAGTCCCAGAAGAGGCCTTATTTTATAAAAAGGGTTGGATCTCTACTTTTGTTGAACCAGATGTCAAGCTAAAATGCCGATATTTATGTCATCGCTGCTTAGTTTGTATGGGGGATCTTGCCAGGTACAAACAACAATGTGAAAACTCTGATATTCAAAATCATAATTGGTCAGTTGCAGCAACCCATTACATGGAAGCAACAAGGATTTGGCCTAATAGTGGAAACCCTcaaaatcag TTGGCTGTGCTAGCAACATATATTGGTGATGAGTTTCTTGCTCTATACCACTGTGTAAGAAGTTTAGCAGTTAAAGAACCTTTTCCTGATGCATGGAACAATATTATCTTGTTGTTTGAAAAG AACAGGTCATCTTCTCAGCAGTATGTTTCCAGTGATGTCTGCTTTGATTTCTTTAAACCTTTTGGAAGAGTTGGTAAAGAGACAAAGGCGCAACTGAAAGATGATTACTCAAACTGCAATAAAGTTGAAGATGAAAGTAGTCATTTTACAGACACAAAGTTATGGTCTCTTATGGTCAGAATGATAAGTTTCCTCTTCATACCATCAAG TTTTGAGGAATTCTCTAGTGCATTTGCATCTGCAATTGGAGAGTTGGATAAAATGATGGAGCTAGAAGATATAGAACTAAAGGACATGTTGGAGTCCTATAGTCAAATGGCTTTAGCTAGAAGAGGTCCTTTCCGAGCCATACAAGTAGTTTCTATTCTCATTTTTTCCCTCAAGAATCTAAATGATaaacatgaaaaaaatgaaTCAGAAGACAAAAATGATTGGCACTTGTTGCAGTTGGCATTTACTACTTCTTTCATCTTCATGGGACGTTTTATTGAAAGATGCCTAAATGCTAGTTCTTTGAATCATTGCCCCTTATTACCTTCTGTGCTTGTTTTTGTGGAGTGGTGTTCAAGCATTGTTGATGCAACTGAAGTATGTTCAACTGATCAAAAGAGTAGAAAGGCCATTTCTTACTTTTTTGATGTGTTTGTTGAACTTTTAAATAAACTTAATGACAACAGAAAGGAAACTGAGAAGCTTCTTGATGCTACCCCTCTATGGGAGGATTATGAGTTGCGGGGCTTTGTACCTatagcttgttcgcattcctcatTGAATTTTTGCAGTAATTGGGATCACATAGACAATTTTAAAAGTGGAACTGAATTGCGTGCTGAGCGCATCAGAGAAGCAGCAATGAAGATTGCTAGCAGATCAAATCATTTGCAAAAGTGGATTACATGTGATAAATTGGGGAAACAAATTCTTGTGGCTAGACCATATGAGGATCAGGATAGGAAAAAAGGAGAAAATGTGAAGTCCAATGGCAATAGGACAGGAGGGGAAGAGCCTAACCAACAAACTAACAAAAACAGGGAGAAACATGGCAAATGGATGACAGAGGATAATCCCAGTAGCTCGAGTACCGATGGGAAATCTTCTgtagtggaagaagaagaagaagttatTCTCTTCAGGCCTCTCACAAGGTATAATTCAGCACCATCATACCCCTCTACCTCACCTGATGACCAGATATCACCAAAAGACAAAGATGACCAAAGTTTACCATCTGATGATTGTTTGCGCCGTGCTACGTCTCTGCTCATGGCACAAACCCCAGATCAAACTCAAACTGATCCATGGGGATTCCATGGAAGCATTTTGAATTTCACGACTGACGGACCACTCAAACAGCAAGAACCTTCAACAAAAGAATCAAATGTACACACTTTTTCAGAAGCCCCAATCTCTGCTGGCCCTCCCTCACTAAATGCTTGGGTTCTTGATGGAGGAAGCTTGAGCAATAACAGAAACAATGGGACAAAAGGTCTTAATGAGCACAGGTTGGAGCCCATTGAGGAAATAGCTTCATCTTTGGCTGGTCTTTCCATCAATAACAGTGAGAGTTTAGTCATCAGTTCAGTGGatgaatcttcaaacttcaatcCATCTTTTGCTACATATACTATTCCATTACCTTCTGCTCCATTGTTGCCTGAGAATGCTGCTTGGTTTACTGATGTACAATCTACTTTATCTGCACCAAGATTTCCAGTGAACTCATCACCAATAACTGGTTTTTCAGAATGGAGTCCTAATTATGGACCACATGGATATGATCCTGGATTTCCAGTTTCGTTAAGCGGATACCCACCACCTGGCAGAATGACATCTTCAGAATGGCTGCGTTGGTACAGAGAGAATCACAAGCACAATTATATGCAGCCTACTTATTTGAATCCTCATGGTAATGGAAATCATGAAAACTTCATGTATCATGATACTTACCGGTTTGATCAATTCGATCGATGGGGCAATGCTGTGCCTTCTAACCAGCGTGTATATATGGAGCCTCCAGGACCCCCACCATTGCATCATGGTTTTGTTGGTGCAGGTGAACACAAAGCCAGTCTCTTCAACAATTTTCAAACACCAATCCCTTATGGGTGTGGTGGTGCTGTGACAGACCTGAGAAGTGAGCCACAGTCTCTGCTGGAGTGCCTGAAGCAGAAGGAATGGCGACTCCAGCATGACCCTAAACTCAGAGGGCCTACATTCATGGGAGATTAG
- the LOC130723080 gene encoding nonsense-mediated mRNA decay factor SMG7-like isoform X1 yields MTTNLSLSSVARKEEVLLEIGNSEKQLWALIHSKGLLHSDVQDLYRKIRSSYERIILNNYTHSELQDVEYSLWKLHYKHIDEFRKIIKKSSGDGESRKSGMPQTGFVQGNNDNNAKLFKLFLSEASEFYQTLIVKLRKHYGVPEEALFYKKGWISTFVEPDVKLKCRYLCHRCLVCMGDLARYKQQCENSDIQNHNWSVAATHYMEATRIWPNSGNPQNQLAVLATYIGDEFLALYHCVRSLAVKEPFPDAWNNIILLFEKNRSSSQQYVSSDVCFDFFKPFGRVGKETKAQLKDDYSNCNKVEDESSHFTDTKLWSLMVRMISFLFIPSSSFEEFSSAFASAIGELDKMMELEDIELKDMLESYSQMALARRGPFRAIQVVSILIFSLKNLNDKHEKNESEDKNDWHLLQLAFTTSFIFMGRFIERCLNASSLNHCPLLPSVLVFVEWCSSIVDATEVCSTDQKSRKAISYFFDVFVELLNKLNDNRKETEKLLDATPLWEDYELRGFVPIACSHSSLNFCSNWDHIDNFKSGTELRAERIREAAMKIASRSNHLQKWITCDKLGKQILVARPYEDQDRKKGENVKSNGNRTGGEEPNQQTNKNREKHGKWMTEDNPSSSSTDGKSSVVEEEEEVILFRPLTRYNSAPSYPSTSPDDQISPKDKDDQSLPSDDCLRRATSLLMAQTPDQTQTDPWGFHGSILNFTTDGPLKQQEPSTKESNVHTFSEAPISAGPPSLNAWVLDGGSLSNNRNNGTKGLNEHRLEPIEEIASSLAGLSINNSESLVISSVDESSNFNPSFATYTIPLPSAPLLPENAAWFTDVQSTLSAPRFPVNSSPITGFSEWSPNYGPHGYDPGFPVSLSGYPPPGRMTSSEWLRWYRENHKHNYMQPTYLNPHGNGNHENFMYHDTYRFDQFDRWGNAVPSNQRVYMEPPGPPPLHHGFVGAGEHKASLFNNFQTPIPYGCGGAVTDLRSEPQSLLECLKQKEWRLQHDPKLRGPTFMGD; encoded by the exons ATGACAACCAATCTGTCTCTTTCTTCAGTAGCTCGTAAAGAAGAAGTCTTACTTGAG ATCGGGAATTCTGAAAAGCAGTTGTGGGCACTGATCCATTCTAAAGGCCTTTTGCACTCGGATGTTCAAGACTTGTACCGCAAGATCCGGTCTAGTTATGAGAGAATCATCTTGAATAATTACACCCACTCAGAACTTCAGGATGTGGAATATTCTTTGTGGAAGCTCCACTATAAGCACATTGATGAGTTTcgcaaaataataaagaaaagcTCTGGTGATGGGGAGAGCAGAAAATCAGGAATGCCGCAAACTGGTTTTGTCCAGGGAAACAATGACAACAATGCTAAGTTATTTAAGTTGTTTCTGTCAGAAGCTTCCGAGTTTTACCAAACTCTGATTGTAAAACTCAGAAAACATTATGGAGTCCCAGAAGAGGCCTTATTTTATAAAAAGGGTTGGATCTCTACTTTTGTTGAACCAGATGTCAAGCTAAAATGCCGATATTTATGTCATCGCTGCTTAGTTTGTATGGGGGATCTTGCCAGGTACAAACAACAATGTGAAAACTCTGATATTCAAAATCATAATTGGTCAGTTGCAGCAACCCATTACATGGAAGCAACAAGGATTTGGCCTAATAGTGGAAACCCTcaaaatcag TTGGCTGTGCTAGCAACATATATTGGTGATGAGTTTCTTGCTCTATACCACTGTGTAAGAAGTTTAGCAGTTAAAGAACCTTTTCCTGATGCATGGAACAATATTATCTTGTTGTTTGAAAAG AACAGGTCATCTTCTCAGCAGTATGTTTCCAGTGATGTCTGCTTTGATTTCTTTAAACCTTTTGGAAGAGTTGGTAAAGAGACAAAGGCGCAACTGAAAGATGATTACTCAAACTGCAATAAAGTTGAAGATGAAAGTAGTCATTTTACAGACACAAAGTTATGGTCTCTTATGGTCAGAATGATAAGTTTCCTCTTCATACCATCAAG CAGTTTTGAGGAATTCTCTAGTGCATTTGCATCTGCAATTGGAGAGTTGGATAAAATGATGGAGCTAGAAGATATAGAACTAAAGGACATGTTGGAGTCCTATAGTCAAATGGCTTTAGCTAGAAGAGGTCCTTTCCGAGCCATACAAGTAGTTTCTATTCTCATTTTTTCCCTCAAGAATCTAAATGATaaacatgaaaaaaatgaaTCAGAAGACAAAAATGATTGGCACTTGTTGCAGTTGGCATTTACTACTTCTTTCATCTTCATGGGACGTTTTATTGAAAGATGCCTAAATGCTAGTTCTTTGAATCATTGCCCCTTATTACCTTCTGTGCTTGTTTTTGTGGAGTGGTGTTCAAGCATTGTTGATGCAACTGAAGTATGTTCAACTGATCAAAAGAGTAGAAAGGCCATTTCTTACTTTTTTGATGTGTTTGTTGAACTTTTAAATAAACTTAATGACAACAGAAAGGAAACTGAGAAGCTTCTTGATGCTACCCCTCTATGGGAGGATTATGAGTTGCGGGGCTTTGTACCTatagcttgttcgcattcctcatTGAATTTTTGCAGTAATTGGGATCACATAGACAATTTTAAAAGTGGAACTGAATTGCGTGCTGAGCGCATCAGAGAAGCAGCAATGAAGATTGCTAGCAGATCAAATCATTTGCAAAAGTGGATTACATGTGATAAATTGGGGAAACAAATTCTTGTGGCTAGACCATATGAGGATCAGGATAGGAAAAAAGGAGAAAATGTGAAGTCCAATGGCAATAGGACAGGAGGGGAAGAGCCTAACCAACAAACTAACAAAAACAGGGAGAAACATGGCAAATGGATGACAGAGGATAATCCCAGTAGCTCGAGTACCGATGGGAAATCTTCTgtagtggaagaagaagaagaagttatTCTCTTCAGGCCTCTCACAAGGTATAATTCAGCACCATCATACCCCTCTACCTCACCTGATGACCAGATATCACCAAAAGACAAAGATGACCAAAGTTTACCATCTGATGATTGTTTGCGCCGTGCTACGTCTCTGCTCATGGCACAAACCCCAGATCAAACTCAAACTGATCCATGGGGATTCCATGGAAGCATTTTGAATTTCACGACTGACGGACCACTCAAACAGCAAGAACCTTCAACAAAAGAATCAAATGTACACACTTTTTCAGAAGCCCCAATCTCTGCTGGCCCTCCCTCACTAAATGCTTGGGTTCTTGATGGAGGAAGCTTGAGCAATAACAGAAACAATGGGACAAAAGGTCTTAATGAGCACAGGTTGGAGCCCATTGAGGAAATAGCTTCATCTTTGGCTGGTCTTTCCATCAATAACAGTGAGAGTTTAGTCATCAGTTCAGTGGatgaatcttcaaacttcaatcCATCTTTTGCTACATATACTATTCCATTACCTTCTGCTCCATTGTTGCCTGAGAATGCTGCTTGGTTTACTGATGTACAATCTACTTTATCTGCACCAAGATTTCCAGTGAACTCATCACCAATAACTGGTTTTTCAGAATGGAGTCCTAATTATGGACCACATGGATATGATCCTGGATTTCCAGTTTCGTTAAGCGGATACCCACCACCTGGCAGAATGACATCTTCAGAATGGCTGCGTTGGTACAGAGAGAATCACAAGCACAATTATATGCAGCCTACTTATTTGAATCCTCATGGTAATGGAAATCATGAAAACTTCATGTATCATGATACTTACCGGTTTGATCAATTCGATCGATGGGGCAATGCTGTGCCTTCTAACCAGCGTGTATATATGGAGCCTCCAGGACCCCCACCATTGCATCATGGTTTTGTTGGTGCAGGTGAACACAAAGCCAGTCTCTTCAACAATTTTCAAACACCAATCCCTTATGGGTGTGGTGGTGCTGTGACAGACCTGAGAAGTGAGCCACAGTCTCTGCTGGAGTGCCTGAAGCAGAAGGAATGGCGACTCCAGCATGACCCTAAACTCAGAGGGCCTACATTCATGGGAGATTAG
- the LOC130725835 gene encoding non-classical arabinogalactan protein 30-like, whose translation MAKTLALFLLLATSFTVFAQDQEVLNPSTIPSLVALPHNVPLHPPVAAPPPNYHNHPVAPVHPPTHSPIHPPAHAPHHHHHHHPPAPAPAPIKPPVHPPTSVPVKPPTGHHHHHHPPSPAPAPAPAHHHYPPTPAPVHPPVHPFPRSFVAVQGVVFTKSCKYAGVDTLLGATPISGAVVKLECNNTRYRLVQKVKTDHNGYFYLQAPKTITTFGAHKCKVFLVSAPAGLKPSNLHGGVIGSGLRPVKPFLYQKLPFLLYNVGPLAFEPTCPGPH comes from the exons ATGGCTAAAACCCTAGCACTATTCCTGCTTTTAGCTACTTCCTTCACTGTGTTTGCACAAGATCAAGAAGTCCTTAACCCTTCCACCATTCCCTCCCTTGTAGCACTTCCACACAACGTTCCACTTCACCCACCAGTTGCAGCTCCACCACCTAACTATCACAACCACCCTGTTGCTCCGGTTCACCCCCCAACACACTCACCTATTCACCCACCGGCTCACGCcccacaccaccaccaccaccaccacccaccggCTCCGGCTCCTGCTCCTATTAAGCCTCCAGTTCACCCTCCCACCTCTGTCCCAGTTAAACCCCCcaccggccaccaccaccaccaccatcctccTTCCCCTGCTCCTGCTCCAGCCCCTGCACACCACCATTACCCTCCCACCCCTGCTCCTGTTCACCCACCTGTTCACCCCTTCCCTAGAAGCTTTGTTGCTGTTCAAGGTGTTGTCTTTACCAAGTCCTGCAAATATGCAGGGGTTGACACCCTCTTGGGTGCCACTCCCATTTCTG GTGCCGTTGTGAAGCTCGAATGCAACAACACCAGGTACCGATTGGTTCAGAAGGTGAAGACTGACCACAACGGCTACTTCTACTTGCAAGCTCCCAAGACCATCACCACCTTTGGGGCCCACAAATGCAAGGTCTTTTTGGTCAGTGCACCCGCGGGCCTCAAGCCCTCCAATTTGCATGGTGGTGTCATTGGGTCTGGGCTCAGGCCCGTCAAGCCTTTCCTTTACCAGAAGCTTCCTTTCCTGCTCTACAATGTTGGGCCTCTCGCGTTTGAGCCCACCTGCCCAGGCCCACATTAA